In Microbacterium sp. AB, a single genomic region encodes these proteins:
- a CDS encoding glycosyltransferase family 2 protein has product MTASPPRVSVVVPAYNNARTLHETLRSVLDQDADGLELVVADHSSSDDTWDVMQEFAGDGRVTLLRTEAGGGAARNWNRVTDAATGTYVKLVCGDDVLRPGVLARQARLLERSGAVLTACRRDVVDAQGKVLMAGWGLSGLSEPMSGAEALRRTVRAGRNLLGEPASVMMRRDALVAAGGWDDRFSYLIDLASYARVLVGGGFTPDAQVGATFRMSDTQWSVALVDEQTSEARAFHAGLRAEHPEVLSEADRRMGDLRAGLMARARRISYRVLGRRMG; this is encoded by the coding sequence ATGACCGCGTCGCCTCCGCGCGTCAGCGTCGTCGTTCCCGCCTACAACAACGCGCGCACGCTGCACGAGACGCTCCGATCGGTGCTCGACCAGGACGCGGACGGTCTCGAGCTCGTCGTCGCCGACCATTCGTCGTCCGACGACACGTGGGACGTGATGCAGGAGTTCGCCGGCGACGGACGCGTCACGCTGCTGCGGACGGAGGCCGGCGGGGGCGCGGCGCGCAACTGGAACCGCGTGACGGACGCCGCCACGGGCACCTACGTCAAGCTCGTCTGCGGAGACGACGTGCTGCGCCCGGGCGTGCTCGCGCGCCAGGCCCGCCTCCTCGAGCGCTCGGGCGCCGTGCTCACCGCGTGCCGCCGCGACGTCGTCGACGCGCAGGGCAAGGTGCTCATGGCGGGCTGGGGGCTCAGCGGGCTCAGCGAGCCCATGTCGGGCGCCGAGGCGCTGCGGCGCACGGTCCGCGCCGGCCGCAACCTGCTCGGCGAGCCCGCGTCCGTCATGATGCGCCGCGACGCCCTCGTGGCGGCGGGGGGCTGGGACGACCGGTTCTCGTACCTCATCGATCTCGCGAGCTACGCGCGGGTGCTCGTCGGGGGCGGCTTCACCCCGGACGCGCAGGTCGGCGCGACCTTCCGCATGAGCGACACGCAGTGGTCCGTCGCGCTCGTGGACGAGCAGACGTCCGAGGCCCGCGCGTTCCACGCCGGGCTGCGCGCAGAGCATCCCGAGGTGCTGTCGGAGGCGGATCGCCGGATGGGCGATCTGCGGGCGGGGCTCATGGCCCGGGCGCG
- a CDS encoding GtrA family protein, giving the protein MSNEESPAEAESIAGMSGPDGPLLRLIKDRRVAFLLVGAVNTAIGFAWFILFSALFRTWWPGVDWTVFAVIVCAQITSTLSAFVFYRKLVFRVKGHVWLDFFRFQLVYLGTFVLNLVVVPPLKIWLGWDEIFAQFLFTFVIAVASWFGHSRFSFRRSKEDAS; this is encoded by the coding sequence ATGAGCAACGAAGAATCCCCCGCCGAGGCCGAGTCCATCGCCGGGATGAGCGGGCCGGACGGCCCGCTGCTGCGCCTCATCAAGGACCGCCGGGTGGCGTTCCTCCTCGTGGGCGCCGTCAACACCGCGATCGGCTTCGCGTGGTTCATCCTCTTCTCGGCGCTGTTCCGCACCTGGTGGCCGGGCGTCGACTGGACGGTGTTCGCCGTCATCGTGTGCGCGCAGATCACCAGCACGCTGAGCGCCTTCGTCTTCTACCGCAAGCTCGTGTTCCGCGTGAAGGGACACGTCTGGCTCGACTTCTTCCGCTTCCAGCTCGTCTACCTCGGCACGTTCGTCCTGAACCTCGTCGTGGTGCCGCCGCTGAAGATCTGGCTCGGCTGGGATGAGATCTTCGCGCAGTTCCTCTTCACCTTCGTCATCGCCGTCGCCAGCTGGTTCGGGCACAGCCGCTTCTCGTTCCGCCGCAGCAAGGAGGACGCGTCATGA
- the glf gene encoding UDP-galactopyranose mutase, which translates to MDLLVVGSGFFGLTIAERAAAAGRKVTVIDRRHHIGGNAYSENEPTTGIEVHRYGAHLFHTSNEKVWEYVNRFTTFTSYVHRVYTNHSGVVYPLPVNLGTINQFFQAAYSPDQARALIREQAGEFDVRTAQNFEEKGIALVGRPLFEAFFRDYTAKQWQTDPHKLSGDIVSRLPVRYTYDNRYFNDTHEGLPTDGYTAWLERMADHPNIDVKLSVDFFDASQPLNRKALVGQLPIVYTGPVDRYFDYAEGALGWRTLDFEEEVLDVGDFQGTSVMNYPDADVPYTRIHEFKHFHPERAEVYPDDKTVVMREFSRFAERSDEPYYPVNTEDDRAGLLAYRELAKGEKDVFFGGRLGTYKYLDMHMAIGSALTMWQNELNG; encoded by the coding sequence ATGGATCTTCTCGTCGTCGGCTCCGGCTTCTTCGGACTCACGATCGCTGAGCGGGCAGCCGCCGCCGGGCGGAAGGTCACCGTCATCGACCGCCGGCACCACATCGGCGGCAACGCCTACAGCGAGAACGAGCCGACGACGGGCATCGAGGTGCACCGCTACGGGGCCCACCTCTTCCACACCTCGAACGAGAAGGTGTGGGAGTACGTCAACCGCTTCACGACGTTCACGAGCTACGTGCACCGCGTCTACACGAACCACAGCGGCGTCGTGTACCCGCTGCCGGTGAACCTCGGCACGATCAACCAGTTCTTCCAGGCCGCGTACTCGCCCGACCAGGCGCGCGCGCTCATCCGGGAGCAGGCGGGCGAGTTCGACGTGAGGACGGCGCAGAACTTCGAGGAGAAGGGCATCGCCCTCGTGGGGCGTCCGCTCTTCGAGGCGTTCTTCCGCGACTACACCGCGAAGCAGTGGCAGACCGACCCGCACAAGCTCTCGGGCGACATCGTCAGCCGACTCCCCGTCCGCTACACCTACGACAACCGCTACTTCAACGACACCCACGAGGGGCTGCCCACCGACGGGTACACGGCGTGGCTCGAGCGCATGGCCGACCATCCGAACATCGACGTGAAGCTGAGCGTCGACTTCTTCGACGCGTCGCAGCCCCTCAACAGGAAGGCGCTCGTCGGACAGCTCCCGATCGTCTACACGGGCCCCGTCGACCGGTACTTCGACTACGCCGAGGGCGCGCTCGGCTGGCGCACGCTCGACTTCGAGGAGGAGGTGCTCGACGTGGGCGACTTCCAGGGCACGAGCGTCATGAACTACCCCGACGCCGACGTCCCGTACACGCGCATCCACGAGTTCAAGCACTTCCACCCCGAGCGGGCCGAGGTCTACCCCGACGACAAGACCGTCGTCATGCGGGAGTTCTCGCGCTTCGCCGAGCGCAGCGACGAGCCGTACTACCCCGTCAACACCGAGGACGACCGCGCCGGCCTGCTGGCCTACCGCGAGCTCGCGAAGGGCGAGAAGGACGTCTTCTTCGGAGGCCGCCTGGGAACCTACAAGTACCTCGACATGCACATGGCGATCGGCTCGGCGCTGACGATGTGGCAGAACGAGCTGAACGGCTGA
- a CDS encoding DUF6541 family protein, translating to MSWLAALPAILSACLAVVVPGLLATAPLRMGAVARVAVSGLVGVCCAGLAGVVFGAAGLPFHLTQVLAVALAGLLVSAAVRRRRPALVVTGARTDRRALAVVWALSAIVIVVVAFAGVPDPSRISQTYDNVFHLSAVSAILDGFPASPLTLRSLIETEATGIAYYPAAWHQLVAMTAQGSGSSVPVAVNATWIAVQALVWLPGVAWLAQVALPGRPAGVVALVALPLGTAFGSFPYALLSWGTIYPTGLAHALLPAAVAVTVLAIRGVRAARPGRRAPAALLGVLGVIVAVASLGVSHPRVLPTWALIVLPFALGVLGGAFARALRGGARARRRAVVSLVVAATVALLAAAAAFAYAVLRLGLFDEPLEDRLSGPQAQAVQGIWDGVVQVLTFQAMTGAGGAVTTIAPFLSIAVIVGAAAALRTRRTRWIVVSFALVAVLFVLAAGSDGVVAKLLTGIWYKDRFRLAAALPVLAVPLATLGVLAVARRVLRAERQLTARRLGLPQLAVPAAVAVALASAGGLALTGTTSAVAGVFEQPAEGAEWQIVSQKQIDFMDDRVAGVVPGGQRVLGDPWDGSALTQLFAGREPVFPHVNGQWDPFRRTLAWDLEDIETDPAVCRALDALDVRYVLYNPHEFGGGDPAGNHFPGPHAAVEKGLFTEVATDGESTLYRIDQCGPLPE from the coding sequence GTGAGCTGGCTCGCCGCGCTGCCGGCGATCCTCTCGGCGTGCCTCGCGGTCGTGGTCCCCGGTCTCCTCGCGACGGCGCCGCTGCGGATGGGCGCGGTCGCGCGCGTCGCGGTGTCGGGGCTCGTCGGAGTGTGCTGCGCGGGGCTCGCGGGCGTCGTCTTCGGCGCGGCCGGGCTGCCCTTCCATCTGACGCAGGTGCTCGCCGTCGCCCTCGCAGGGCTCCTCGTGTCGGCGGCCGTCCGCCGCCGGCGCCCGGCCCTCGTCGTCACCGGCGCGCGGACCGACCGCCGTGCGCTCGCCGTCGTGTGGGCGCTCTCCGCGATCGTCATCGTCGTCGTGGCGTTCGCGGGGGTGCCCGATCCCAGCCGCATCTCCCAGACCTACGACAACGTGTTCCACCTCTCGGCGGTCTCGGCGATCCTCGACGGCTTCCCCGCGTCGCCGCTCACGCTCCGTTCGCTCATCGAGACCGAGGCGACGGGGATCGCCTACTACCCGGCCGCCTGGCATCAGCTCGTGGCGATGACGGCGCAGGGGAGCGGCTCCTCGGTCCCCGTCGCGGTCAACGCGACGTGGATCGCCGTGCAGGCGCTCGTGTGGCTCCCCGGCGTGGCCTGGCTCGCCCAGGTCGCGCTGCCCGGCCGGCCGGCCGGCGTCGTGGCGCTCGTCGCGCTGCCGCTCGGCACGGCGTTCGGATCGTTCCCCTACGCGCTGCTGTCGTGGGGCACGATCTACCCCACGGGCCTCGCGCACGCCCTGCTGCCGGCCGCCGTGGCCGTCACGGTGCTGGCGATCCGCGGCGTCCGCGCCGCGCGTCCGGGCAGGCGGGCCCCCGCAGCGCTCCTCGGCGTGCTCGGCGTGATCGTGGCCGTCGCGTCCCTCGGCGTCTCGCACCCGCGCGTGCTGCCGACCTGGGCGCTCATCGTGCTCCCCTTCGCCCTCGGCGTCCTGGGCGGCGCGTTCGCGCGCGCCCTGCGGGGCGGGGCGCGGGCGCGCCGTCGCGCCGTCGTGTCGCTCGTCGTCGCGGCGACCGTCGCCCTCCTCGCGGCGGCGGCGGCGTTCGCCTACGCCGTGCTCCGGCTCGGCCTCTTCGACGAGCCGCTGGAGGACCGGCTGTCGGGTCCGCAGGCGCAGGCCGTGCAGGGCATCTGGGACGGCGTCGTCCAGGTGCTCACCTTCCAGGCGATGACGGGCGCCGGGGGCGCCGTCACGACCATCGCGCCATTCCTCTCCATCGCCGTGATCGTCGGCGCGGCGGCCGCGCTGCGCACCCGCCGCACGCGCTGGATCGTCGTGTCGTTCGCGCTGGTGGCCGTCCTCTTCGTGCTCGCGGCGGGGTCGGACGGCGTCGTCGCCAAGCTCCTCACGGGCATCTGGTACAAGGACCGCTTCCGTCTGGCCGCCGCGCTGCCGGTGCTCGCCGTCCCGCTCGCGACGCTGGGCGTGCTGGCGGTGGCGCGCCGCGTGCTCCGTGCGGAACGGCAGCTGACCGCCCGCCGTCTCGGGCTGCCGCAGCTCGCCGTGCCCGCCGCGGTCGCCGTCGCGCTCGCATCGGCTGGCGGTCTCGCGCTCACCGGGACGACCTCCGCCGTCGCCGGCGTCTTCGAGCAGCCCGCGGAGGGCGCGGAGTGGCAGATCGTGTCGCAGAAGCAGATCGACTTCATGGACGACCGCGTCGCGGGCGTCGTGCCGGGGGGACAGCGGGTCCTGGGCGATCCCTGGGACGGCTCCGCCCTCACCCAGCTCTTCGCCGGACGCGAGCCCGTCTTCCCGCACGTCAACGGGCAGTGGGACCCGTTCCGCCGCACGCTCGCATGGGACCTGGAGGACATCGAGACCGACCCCGCGGTCTGCCGTGCCCTCGACGCGCTGGACGTGCGGTACGTGCTCTACAACCCGCACGAGTTCGGCGGCGGAGACCCGGCGGGGAACCACTTCCCCGGACCGCACGCGGCGGTCGAGAAGGGGCTCTTCACCGAGGTCGCGACGGACGGCGAGTCGACGCTGTACCGCATCGACCAGTGCGGCCCGCTGCCGGAGTGA
- a CDS encoding lysylphosphatidylglycerol synthase domain-containing protein, which produces MRRVVGALRSPAVKWAFLAIALAFAVWFVARNWTGISTALRDMPAWTLGASLGASVVYVALTLVAWRTILKDLGHPLGLGPSTALFGLSQLGKYIPGGVWNIAAAADLGLAHRIPARRSVAAMSVAVLISMVSGVAVGAVGFLVAPTPALAEWAWVMWFGVPLLVLLLPPVMNRLLALVWRAMRLAPLDTSFSTAGIGAATLWSVLAWIAAGLSVGFLAVGLGAPLTAATWVQSTGGYALAWVAGFVVVFAPAGAGVREVVLAAALAGALPAAAAVALVLVSRVLLTVVDLCLAGAGVLVARAERRRLGAP; this is translated from the coding sequence ATGAGACGCGTCGTCGGCGCACTCCGCTCACCCGCCGTCAAATGGGCGTTCCTCGCGATCGCGCTCGCCTTCGCGGTCTGGTTCGTCGCCCGCAACTGGACCGGCATCTCCACGGCGCTGCGGGACATGCCGGCGTGGACGCTCGGCGCGTCGCTCGGCGCGAGCGTCGTCTACGTCGCCCTCACCCTCGTCGCATGGCGCACCATCCTGAAGGATCTGGGCCATCCGCTCGGGCTCGGTCCCTCCACGGCGCTGTTCGGCCTCAGCCAGCTCGGCAAGTACATCCCCGGCGGCGTCTGGAACATCGCCGCGGCCGCCGACCTGGGGCTCGCTCACCGCATCCCCGCTCGACGATCGGTGGCGGCGATGTCGGTCGCCGTGCTCATCTCGATGGTGTCGGGCGTCGCGGTCGGCGCGGTCGGGTTCCTCGTCGCGCCGACCCCGGCGCTGGCGGAATGGGCCTGGGTGATGTGGTTCGGCGTGCCCCTGCTCGTCCTGCTGCTGCCGCCCGTCATGAACCGGCTGCTCGCGCTCGTGTGGCGGGCGATGCGGCTCGCCCCCCTGGACACGTCGTTCTCCACGGCGGGGATCGGGGCGGCGACCCTGTGGTCGGTGCTCGCGTGGATCGCCGCGGGGCTCTCGGTCGGCTTCCTCGCCGTCGGGCTGGGCGCGCCGCTCACGGCGGCCACCTGGGTCCAGTCGACGGGCGGCTACGCCCTGGCGTGGGTCGCGGGGTTCGTCGTCGTGTTCGCCCCCGCCGGGGCCGGCGTCCGCGAGGTGGTGCTCGCCGCCGCGCTGGCCGGGGCGCTCCCGGCCGCCGCGGCCGTCGCGCTCGTCCTGGTCAGCCGTGTGCTGCTGACGGTCGTGGACCTCTGCCTCGCCGGCGCCGGCGTCCTCGTCGCGCGCGCCGAGCGCCGTCGCCTCGGCGCGCCGTGA
- a CDS encoding glycosyltransferase — MTIVAFGTYDAAKHPRAGIVIDGLREHGHEVLEINRPLGFSTAERVRMLQQPWRLPALAWRLLRCWLALWREARALRRRAGEPDAVLVGYLGHFDVLLARRAFPRSTIVLDHLVFAGDTARDRGAEGWRVRLLRGLDARALAAADIVLVDTAEHGALLPEGVEGIHVPVGARAEWFDARESRDDAAGSALSLVFFGLFTPLQGAPVIARALRLAQEAGARFIATIVGTGQDHAQARAEAGDIDGVTWIDWVEPGALPALVARHDVCLGVFGTSDKARRVVPNKVYEGAAAGCAVLTSDTPPQRAAFDGGALFTAAGDPEELAAAIVALAEDPGRRAELRALATSASERFRARSVVTPLALRLHEAR, encoded by the coding sequence GTGACCATCGTCGCCTTCGGCACCTACGACGCCGCAAAGCATCCTCGTGCCGGGATCGTCATCGACGGCCTCCGTGAGCACGGCCACGAGGTGCTCGAGATCAACCGCCCCCTCGGCTTCAGCACCGCGGAGCGCGTCCGCATGCTGCAGCAGCCCTGGCGGCTGCCCGCGCTCGCCTGGCGGCTGCTGCGGTGCTGGCTCGCGCTGTGGCGGGAGGCGAGGGCGCTGCGCCGACGCGCGGGCGAGCCCGACGCCGTGCTCGTCGGCTATCTCGGGCACTTCGACGTCCTGCTCGCCCGGCGGGCGTTCCCGCGCTCGACGATCGTCCTCGACCACCTCGTCTTCGCCGGGGACACCGCCCGCGACCGGGGGGCGGAGGGATGGCGGGTGAGGCTCCTCCGCGGCCTCGACGCGCGCGCTCTCGCCGCGGCGGACATCGTCCTCGTCGACACCGCCGAGCACGGGGCGCTGCTGCCGGAGGGCGTCGAGGGGATCCACGTGCCCGTCGGCGCGCGCGCGGAGTGGTTCGACGCCCGCGAGAGCCGGGACGACGCCGCGGGGTCCGCGCTCTCCCTCGTCTTCTTCGGCCTCTTCACCCCCCTCCAGGGCGCGCCCGTGATCGCCCGCGCGCTGCGCCTCGCGCAGGAGGCCGGCGCGCGCTTCATCGCGACGATCGTCGGGACGGGACAGGACCACGCGCAGGCGCGCGCCGAGGCCGGCGACATCGACGGCGTGACGTGGATCGACTGGGTCGAGCCGGGCGCGCTGCCGGCGCTCGTCGCCCGTCACGACGTGTGCCTGGGCGTCTTCGGCACCTCCGACAAGGCCCGCCGCGTCGTGCCGAACAAGGTGTACGAGGGCGCGGCGGCCGGATGCGCCGTGCTCACGAGCGACACCCCGCCGCAGCGCGCCGCGTTCGACGGCGGCGCGCTGTTCACGGCCGCCGGGGACCCGGAGGAGCTCGCGGCGGCGATCGTCGCGCTCGCGGAGGACCCCGGACGGCGCGCGGAGCTCCGCGCGCTCGCGACCTCGGCCTCCGAGCGCTTCCGCGCGCGCTCCGTCGTGACGCCGCTGGCGCTCCGGCTGCACGAGGCGCGATGA